The following is a genomic window from Plasmodium yoelii strain 17X genome assembly, chromosome: 12.
agtggaaatatattaatagatGAAGATAAAGCCgttgatatattaaaagaaaatgatatagTTATAGTTATGGTAACtagaaaaataattacaaataaaaaaaataattcaacaAAAAATGCAAATGAATTAGCTTCATCAgattctttaaaaaataaggatgaaaaaaatagcgatgataaaaataatgataaaacaaaaaatacagATACAGAAAATAAaggaaatgaaaatattagcAATCCAgaatctatattattaactggtgataaattaaaagaaactATAGACAATATATGTGCTATGGGGTTTGAAAGAGAATTAGTACAAAAGGCAATGACATTAGCATATAATAATCCTAATGTAGCTATTGATTATTTAACTAATGGTTTTCAAGATATTATTGATGATGGTCATGATATATCTGAAATGAAAGATTCATCTGAAAATCCAAATGACCGTGATgaaaattattcaaatttatcaaaccttttaatgaattataatttaCTAGATGAAAATGAAAGACAAGAAATGTCAGTAAATTCTGAATCACTTAGAAATTCtcctttttttaatattattagagATGCTGCATTATCAAATCCTCAAAGAATTCCTGAAATTCTAGAAATGATTGGAAGATCAGACCCATCTCTTTTAGAGTATATTAGAGAAAATcaaaatgaatttttaaaTGCTCTTCAAAATTATGAtggtgataataataatgcagAAAATGATCTTATACCAAATTATGAATATGCTGATGAAACAAATCAAAAcaatgataattttaatattccTATTACATCATTAAATGAAAGTGAAATGGAAAGTGTTCGAAAATTAGAGTCACTCGGTTTTCCCAAGCATGTAGCTTTAGAGGCTTTTATTGCttgtgataaaaatgaagaaatggCTGCAAATTATTTGTTTGAAAATATGAACGATTATACATCAGagtaataatgaaaaaaaataacgtTGGAAACAGTATTGactgaaaatatttatatattatatgatgATTTAGCTTTTATATgcccatatatatatttgaggaagattaatattatatggaattttttttttttagattaactaattaaataatactaTTACATtagttatatttattttgtcagATCATTATTACAGCTTACACATATTCTGTCTCAAAATTGGAAGAACTATAGTATATGCATAATATCTGTGTATGTATACAataaatttgaatataattaaacCCTTGCTAAATATGgccaaaaaatatttattctttttatttactattttaGTTCGTACTGTTCCCTTTTTTTgctattttgtttttctacacattttatagaaatattttttattgatgggacacatttttttttatttttttaaagtttttattttaaaattaattttttttgcagAAATGCGTATTGCTTGCccaataattatatttaaacatatgtaaataaatttatattgcatatattttatttaagtttttttaatttttttttttattttttcgataCTCATAGCTATGAGAAAAACGTATTTTTCCATATTAGCGTACAATTTTGAATTtcaaaacattttattatttctcaaattatttaattatatatgcatatttggACACGCACACATACCCATTGTGTTATGCCTATTTAAATAGCCAATATTCTCAATttttaaactaataaatatagacattatatatgtttatatatatacgtttatattatatatgtttatattacatatgtttatattatattgataTGATACCACTTTAAAAATGTTCATAGGTTTTTACAATTTAGTCTATACAAAAATTCAAGTTAATAAAACaatgtatattattgtaTTTGTATAATATACTTGAGTAATGTcgatattatttaaaaaaaaaaaaaatactatttaTTTTCGTTCAAATTGGAGTATACAACTAAATGGACACACAAATATGtacttattatattttacatttaactaaattaagaatataaacattattttaatattacataaaataaatataaatgtttttattttgtctttCTTTGCAGTAAATTAGCGTTTTCTACAattgttaaaatatataagttttAATAAAGCTGAAAAGCTTTAAAATTTATGGTATCTTAAGGTATGTTTTTCTCTCCTTTTGGaaaataacatttatttattatcatccaattttatataatgtagaaaataaaaagtattattaattatatcatAACAAATTTACgcttacatatataattatcaCATTTGAAACGTTTTTtcatagaaaatatattttatgttttcaagttttattttttattatttgtgaaCAAGTTTATGGTgtattatatgaataatattGAGCAATTATAAAATACCCCAggtttttatatacatttcttAATGTGTTAAAATTTTTCCTCATAAAACGATTTTCtagatattaaaaaaataataagataTTAGCAACAACACGccctttatatatattatgcattATGCCAGTAATATACTTATGTATATTATCTGTTCCCTCTTAAAGGCACAACAGCGTTTTTATGCACGCATTTATGGAAAAGTAaacgaataaaaataaaaacaaaaataacaacaaaataacaacaaaataaaaacaaaataacaaaaataaaaacaaaataaaaacaaaataaaaacaaaataaaaacaaaataaaaacaaaataaaaacaaaataaaaacaaaataaaaacaaaataacaaaaataacaacaaaataaaaacaaaaatactcgtatgctatatatataatatgagcCTTATATACAATTTATGTCGTATTTAAATACTGGATACGTTTAAAgcgtaattttttatatataagggaaaaaataaatccataataatatgttttatataaattttacaaaaatatcggtacataataatatatacagcATTTTAAACATTTAGCactatgtattatatatatatatatatatctataatgtatatatttttgtttccaacgtaatattataaatgattacaaaaaataataataattattaatacacCGCTAAACTATTCgcatattataaatatactatTACAATGCATCTCCAATTCCCTTTAtttataacaattttttgtAACTGTTTTTATGCTCAAAAAAAAGTACATAATAAATAGCGTAAGGGGCGGAGCGATATactatttatacatatttgtAATTGTGCgttataaaatattgtattctcccttatatattttttttatttttatagtttatttatacaaataGAATAAGTACCAAATGTGAATAtaaagtaaatatatatatgtaacgttattcaaaaaaaaaattaacgtATTTTATGTacctataaaaataaacaaatttacaAATGATAATTAAATAcacttaatttatatattatatatatatatatattatgcgAATAATATCtatgacatttttttttttttttgcgtGTATAAAGGATACactattttttaaagaatatatttatgacaATTTTTGGCTTATATATGCATAgtgctaaaaaaataaataaatgcaaGTGCTAACAAAATATagagaataaataaaaaaacaaattccccaaaatatatttaaatgatatatcctcaaaaaataatacccattaaaaataaataacagtgtgaaatatattatatttgttaaaaaaaatatataatattaaatacatatttttgttatatcCCTTTGTTCAATATACTTATAAtagtatttttaaaaaaatattacattatacatgtatatataaaatatacacaatatctataaaataattataatatagcaattgttatataaaaattaatccCCCTATTACAATAAATTATccttatataattttttcccttttgaatatttatacatttttataaaataaaaaaaaaaaatgttaaatcattgaattaaaaattaaaatataataatttttaatatataaattatattattgttgATAAGcattttatagaaaaaaaaaagtaaattgataaataagaaaaaaatgagtatAAATTACTGAAAAACCCTTATCCACCTACATTTGTTGATAAAGTAATTTTATGTTCAGTTGCgcttttatttaaattagaAAAAGTAATTGTCTctttttataaaagtattcaaaaaaaataattttaatgataaGCTTTTTTAAAAACTTGCTAATAAATTAagttttttgaaaaaaaaaaaaaaaaaaaaaaaagttggaaatatatataaatatatagagaaTAAATTCTTTGTATGTAAATTATAATGCTTCTTGTGAAAAGAAGGACATTCGACAATTGggcataatatttataaataaaaaagttatatatacatacatattgCTAATAAGCATATTGCATTTACTTTTGAGACTATAGCAACGCATAATAAAATCAATAAAGAAGAACACTACCGGAAAATACTTTTAATTAGTATAAATACAGATATAGATCTGCCAAAAAACTATAATTCTTTAATTATCAAGAAAAAACATATCGAAGTAAGGCCCCTCAAAATAgtttatacatacatatacatacatatacatgcatatacatatatacatacatatacgTGCTTGTTTCGTGTACTTATTTCGTATACTTGTTTTATTTGGCCTTAAGTGATTACATTTGTTTATctacttatttatttacttcttactatttatttgcttcttactatttatttgcttcttactatttatttgcttcttactatttatttaattgcttacctatttttactattttttcttttcacaGAATGCATTTCATAACTAAAATGGGAAGAAAAGCCAAATCCGTGGCTTCAggaggaaataaaaaagaggAAGCTGAAAAAGTAGCTCCAGTAAACAATGAAAAGGAAACCACAGCAAATGACAAAAAACAAGTAGGATCCAAACccaatgaaaaaaatgagcaaaaaaataaaaaggagAATGTAAAACCAGCAGAAACAACATTAAATGGACAACTTAATGGAaatttgcaaaaaaaaaaaaataacactCCTGATtcaaaaaaaggaaataccGATGCTGAAAAAGAAGGTGCTATTAAGGAAAAAGACAACAATGCCAATACTAATAAGGGTCAGAAAAACAATGAAGATCAAAAAAAAACCCAAAAGAACAAAAATGCAAAGAATGAaagtaatgaaaataataagcCAAAAGGAACTGATGTAGAAGATAAAAACAATAACAAAAAAGTTGAAGGCAATGGAAAAAATGCTAATAAGAAtcaagataataaaaaaaaaggaaaaactGAAAGTCCTGCATCTCCACAAAATgctaataataaaaacaatgacaaagaaaaaaatgtagatGAAATAAAGAAAGAAGAAGCTAAAAAGGATGCGAAAAaagatttaaaattaaaggaagatgaaagaaaaaaaattgaaaatgatCTAAATAAAAAGTTTTTAAAATTGTCCAAACaagataattataaaaatattagtgATAAAATAGAAGCAGAAGTTAAAAGAAAAGCAGAATTTGAAGCATTTATAGGTACCATAAATTCATCAATATCTAAAATCAATGCACAAACCCCCAGACCAGTTAATATGAAATTAACATCTGCAGATATcgaaaataaatgtaaagaagcaaaattaaagaaaaagaaattaaaTCCAAAGAGTGAAGAAGAAATGGAAGAAGTTAATacttatataaattatttagaagatcaattaattattacaaaaaattatgaaagcTTTAAAAATTTCCAAAATCGTTTATttactttaaaaaaaacatgcgaagaaaaattaaaggaaaatcaaaaaagcttaaatgaaataaaagtacacgaaaaaaaattaaaatctgtagaaaaaataattaaaatgaaaaaagaaaaacaaaatattcaaataaaagaaaatgatataataaacaaaGAATTTTCATTACctaatgataaatataatacattaaTTAAACCATACAATTTCCTTAATAGAATACAAACAAAATACTTTGTATATgtagataaaataaataataataattttgaaaacaaAACAACTTTGAATATATCTGGATGTAATGAAGATatagaaaattttatttcttatataaaaaatatagattttactgaaaaaaattatgtacatTTGAGTAATAAAGTATTTAAAATTATGCTTAATATGTGTGATGgaagttttaaaaaaatggaagaaGATACAAACGTATTTGTACATGTAGATAATGAAACATTATATTACTGTGGTATGAAAAATGATATCACAAATTTAAAAGAATTAATTGAAAAAgctaataatgaaaaaaattcaagTGCTAAAAATGTCTCaaaaacaattaaattaGATTCAGTATTAGGACGTGGTTTTAATAAAGGTCTTTTAAAAGAAATCGAAACAAAAACTAATACATTAATAAGAATGAATTATGATGCAAAAACTTTTGATGCTTCAGCTACTATAAAAGGAAGTAAAGATGCAGATATACAAGAAgcagaaaaaaaattaaatgaaattCTTAACAGTTTAGAATctgaatttataaaatttgaagAAAGAGAACTTTTtgcattatataaaaaatgtgcatatgaattaaatgatatcagaaaaaatttaaatttatttgttataCGACATGATAATGGTATTAGTTTAGTAGGAAAacaagaaaatattaaaaaagctCTTGAAATTTTAGATCAtgctaaaaatataatatctaGCAAAtctgttaaaaaaaaactaaccGAAGAAGAAGCATTTCTTTTTAATGCAAATTACAGAAATCAAATTAAAGCACAAACTGGAGCTGaagttaaaatatttaataaaacaaattataaagaattaaatataagtggaaataaaagtaatattGATGATGCTATTCAAATGATTGatgatttattaaaaaaaagaaaatctGTTGAAGTAGCTATTAATGAACGAGTTattgcattattattatcagcAAAGgctcaaaaaattaaagaaatcGAAAAAGATACATATACTAGTattcaaattaataaaactaATTATATTGCTCAAATATATGGACATgaagataatatatatttagctAAAGATGTTTTAGAAAATCTAGTACAAACTGAAGGTAAAGATGAAAAAGATGCAAAAGAAGGACCAGATGGAAAATCTTCATctaataattcatatataactgttgaaataaatatagatacTGAACATATAGGAAGTATAATTGGTAAAAAAGGAAGAACTATTAACAGAATACAAGAAGATAcatatgttaaaaaaatacatatagacaaagaaaataaaaaagtttttATTCAAGGTACTCCAAAAACAGTAGAAATTGCTCAAaaagaaatagaaaaaatattaagtcGAACTAAAGAAGAAAATTCATACTATGATCGATATAACAATACCAGTAATAGTAGACATATGCCATCAAACAGTAATTATAATAGTAACACATTTTCCCCATCTCAAAGAAAATCACACAAAAGTTCAAGATCTGGAAAATCTAATTATAGATCTGATTCCTCCAAAAATGAAGTTTATATTAACACAAATGATGAAAAGGCCTTTCCCAGTTTACACGATGTAACTAATATTCAATCccgaaaaacaaaaaaggcAATCATTTTAGCTAATACTAAAAAACATGACACAGTACAAAAAGAAATCGTTgcaaattaaatataattcataGGGGAGAGTGATATAGAcattcttaaaaaaaaaaacagtaACGGTTTTAGGTAGAAAAAACATCTAGGATTTGAAATTCCATCTAAAGTAAATGCTAATAactcatatatatatatatatatatatgtacggCATCTCCATTACTGTGTACCCTCAAACGCTTAAAATGTTGCATGTGAGTACAGTGCAATTTATACAGGTGTATGGAGCCTGTTTTACTtgaatcataaaatatattataaatataaaaactaattaaccatataaaaaaattcaaaaaatacaaaaaaaattaaaaataaaaaaatataaaaatataaaaataaaaaaatataaaaattaaaaaatataaaaattaaaaaatataataaaaaaaaaaataataataaaaaagaatagcataaataacatatatatatagtagtTGTATTATTAGTGATATTATGTAAGCTTGTATAATGCATATTTGTCTATCTGTATATTcacataatacatataaacatattatgttAATATGCCTGTGTcttgtataaatataaatataaatatatatattttgtttacatattttttacaaatttattatgtattgtttgaatttttatcatttaaattaaaaatagatttccatttataataattttatgttaatatatatattatatatatatatgaattttaaAGTTGAATATTAACTTTTTGAAAACCAATGTAaagataatttattttatgaaatattaaatatcctatatattgtaaaaaaaaaaataataaaagtattatgtataaattaactaattttatatcatttaaaagactcttaatttattatttattttttatattattcttaatggctaaaaataataagcaatatgaataaattaaatgaataaGCATAAAACGGCTTATATCTTCATATTTTAACAACTACACAATCAGTGTAGTTCGTCATTTTAAGGTTGGCATTATCTTAGCTTAATAAAGATCCATTTTAATTAGAAAAAATTGGTCATATGTTTTAAAGGTTTTAAAAAGATAACAACAAAAAATACACCAAACAAAAAAGCAGAAAAAGCACTCATTGCTTTTCTCTATAGTGATTAATGTCGATAAACAATGgatgtaataaatatatgaatatatatatatatatatatttatttatttgcttGCACGGCAATGtaatgatattttattatccaGAATAGTGGATTAACAAAACTATAACCATTAAcaacaataaataaaaattgaatGGTAAAACAATCacttttttacattttcaaAATGTTTTGTCAAAATCATCATTTTATCGGTGGCATCATGAAGACTAGCCAAAAAACTATCTTTTTCCCATCGTGTCCATTTACGgctcattttatttaaacaatactgaaaataaaaaaataaaatatacattttaatatttttaaacataCATTAAGCGTGTGTACATTTCGGGATATGTAGAAATACAATGTTGATtgcatttaataatatttttggcTATATAATGagtataaaataataaaggaaACATAATAAGAATATGCATTATtagcatatttattatactaacaattacatatatacttattaaatcatatgtatatgcataaaataaCTAATTTATCCACTAAAATATCTTTGAAATGGCTTCATAATATTGTGAATGTTATTtgcacacacacatatacttatgaattttttatatgtaaaatTTAAGTATAAACAGTTAATAGTGATGTTTATTATAAAGTTTATATACTGACCTCGAAATTAGACACATCAGGAACATATCGTGTTGATTTTAACGTTTTAATTATGTTCAAATATTTGCAAATGCTATTTAATAAATGTTCTTTCgttaaatgaaaatttttgtaaaataaataagaatGAGCTAAAAATTctgtacaaaaaaaaaatatatattcatacaatttttatgataGTTTTTATGCATATTAGACATTTTACAgctatatataaatcataaaaTGTTGAAAGTATACAGTTATTCTATCATGATAAagattattttcttttattaaaaaaatatgtaaattcacattttctttctttaattaattattacttaatttatttttttcggcTAATTCTTCAAGATGGTAAATATAATCTCTACAATATTGGCTAGCTGTTATTGTTTCTGAATTCTAAattttcgaaaaaaaataaatcaatataaaaatgaaaaataaataaaattatgcataatttttataagttttacCTCAACTATGGATGTAAGATAAATTATATCTTCATAAAGATAATTAGTTAACATCATAGGACCATTATATGTTAGAATAGAAAATTTATCTTTGTTAATAAGGAACAATTCAtcaattttcataaaaatattatataaatcgATAAGAAATTGTATAAACGTCTGCAAAAAAAgacaattaaatatatataccataATAAAAGGAATACATAAATGAGGTTATACATTTCTTAATAAAATGGTTGTTAGCATATTTTTACCCGCCTATCAAAACTGGTATTgtaatcattaatatttttatatatttctctaTTCTTTTCTCTTTCCTTCAATTTTTCAGTTTCTATTTTAGCTAATGTTGGAAATACTTCATTTCTAACAAAAAGACTTTATAtatgaaacaaaaaatatacatgcatatatatatataggaacAATGTAGGGCTGTGTGCATGtaaaaatttacataattACGCATTTGAGATAACAAAAGTGTATGTTTCAAATTTTCTATAcatgaaaataaaacttaCGAATTTTCATGGATATTATATGAATCCCTTATATTAtagttaatattattttttcctgtCCCACTTCTTTTTCTATAATCATTTATTCTTTGTAATTGAATTTCTTTAAAATTAACAAACTCTTTTGCATTAATACGATactttttcttatatttaaacaatttctttataaaaaaaatgtcattactgttttttttatagtctatgttataatatatcttttcATTATGAACAATGGACAAAAAtgcataaattaaaaaaaataataatgacgtataaatcatattttatagttTCTTCTTAGCGTTATAAGCATCTTTAACCCTGATACATCAAACATCTtagcatttttttatctctttatttttttaccaacatacatacatatatttatttacttcaactttatataattattacattaaaaatacgaaaaaatgtatataattttcacaCTTCAAAATTTTCCGCTTTTTAAGCACTTCtctgtaataatatattccaatttttcatcattttctaaagtataattatttttcatattatatatttttcttttatttattttttatataatttgtgcataaaaatatgtaattattttatacttaaaaaaaaaataaaatataatataataaaaaaaaggagaaaatGTGCATTCCATATcgtcaaaaaaaaaaaaatagatatatatatttttttttacaagaAAATTGTTCGATTATGTAACACATAAAAACTACAAAATTAATGGGATAATATAACCCAttattaatacaatatatttatatacctGTATCTATTTACATATCtgaatttataatttcattGTGGTTTgcgttttattatttttataaatttatacgCATTTAAAACATGCGctatatttgtattatgttttttcccccgtctttatttttatagtaataattttttttccatataaTTTGGTAgaggaaaatatatattttccattacTAAGAACGAGAAAAAAGGTGGggggggaaaaaaaaaaaaaaaaaaaagttttaaCAGATACATAggttattttcattattatttatatcttgtATGCCTATATAAATCCATTTTACAAACAATATTACTTTTTGTTCATATCTTTTCTAAATccatataaaaatttgtgtTAAAATATAACCATTGGTATGCTTCTTTATGTCCATATTATTTCCTATATGTTTTGATAGGCTAACAcgaatatatatgattttataattttgtgttttttccaaaaaaattaaaaaaaatatatattaacaaatatacaCAACTGAAGTAATATATACGTTAAACTTAatttcaaaattaataagtTTTAGTGATAATTTACTAAGTTGTATATTACACATCGGATTACAAAGCCTATAATATGGGGTAAcgcgaaaaaaataataaaataataaaatctgagatgaaaaatgaaaatataaaattttcactCAGTAATTTATATGGTCAATTCGATAGAGACAAAAACAAGTCAAATAGAATTTGCAATAAAACTGGCACATCTATATTGCCAattaataatcataaaatatataaaaataacaaaaataatagcGTGTCAATGATTCACAATTTTGAAATTAACAAAACCGACAACAGCTCAAACAACAACCCCTCATATATAGAGAATAACATAAATGACAACTTGGAAAAAGATATAGAGggatcaaataaaaataaaagtaaaaaaacgACGAATGAAAAAGGGAAAAATGCAAATAACAAAAAAGGAATaagtttaaattatatagttAATTATAATAGATATGAACCCAAAATatcaattttaaaaaaaagcaTATGTATTTCTACAgcgaaaaatataaaaaataaacgaaaTAATAACCAAACTTCATCAAATATTtctaacaataataataataaa
Proteins encoded in this region:
- a CDS encoding heme oxygenase, putative is translated as MIYTSLLFFLIYAFLSIVHNEKIYYNIDYKKNSNDIFFIKKLFKYKKKYRINAKEFVNFKEIQLQRINDYRKRSGTGKNNINYNIRDSYNIHENSLFVRNEVFPTLAKIETEKLKEREKNREIYKNINDYNTSFDRRTFIQFLIDLYNIFMKIDELFLINKDKFSILTYNGPMMLTNYLYEDIIYLTSIVENSETITASQYCRDYIYHLEELAEKNKLKFLAHSYLFYKNFHLTKEHLLNSICKYLNIIKTLKSTRYVPDVSNFEYCLNKMSRKWTRWEKDSFLASLHDATDKMMILTKHFENVKK
- a CDS encoding DNA repair protein RAD23, putative, with translation MKIKVRTLQNTEEEINVDNNDTILDLKKKIENVFPEMACDKQKLIFSGNILIDEDKAVDILKENDIVIVMVTRKIITNKKNNSTKNANELASSDSLKNKDEKNSDDKNNDKTKNTDTENKGNENISNPESILLTGDKLKETIDNICAMGFERELVQKAMTLAYNNPNVAIDYLTNGFQDIIDDGHDISEMKDSSENPNDRDENYSNLSNLLMNYNLLDENERQEMSVNSESLRNSPFFNIIRDAALSNPQRIPEILEMIGRSDPSLLEYIRENQNEFLNALQNYDGDNNNAENDLIPNYEYADETNQNNDNFNIPITSLNESEMESVRKLESLGFPKHVALEAFIACDKNEEMAANYLFENMNDYTSE